Proteins from a genomic interval of Plasmodium berghei ANKA genome assembly, chromosome: 6:
- a CDS encoding ATP synthase mitochondrial F1 complex assembly factor 1, putative: MLRYYNGVKRFYFSLPCSRELKNIVKLPLLEREDSNKIINIWIDKYKNNKYVIADYVNTSKYELVKKNCKNNAHFIIPCKNQNGYINFYSQFVDDKLVFITPLESYNKLRSNSVPYVTLNFFDELKNKEIILTKLTIVNNTITKDQANKFYKYILSFYSDSNYFQYIKKFNNDSRNFNYDDFFNKFKHIF, encoded by the coding sequence ATGCTAAGATATTATAATGGCGTTAAgcgtttttatttttcattaccCTGCTCAAGAgaactaaaaaatattgtaaagTTGCCACTATTGGAAAGGGAAGATAGTAATAagattataaatatatggatagataaatataaaaataataaatatgttatagCAGATTATGTAAATACAAGTAAATATGAAttagtgaaaaaaaactgTAAAAACAATGCCCATTTTATCATTCCATGTAAAAATcaaaatggatatataaaCTTTTATTCCCAATTTGTTGATGATAAACTTGTGTTTATAACACCCCTTGAATCTTATAATAAACTTCGATCTAATTCAGTACCATATGTtacattaaatttttttgatgaattaaaaaataaagaaataatattaacaaaattaacTATTGTAAATAATACCATAACAAAAGACCAAGCCAATaagttttataaatatattctgTCCTTTTATTCTGACTCGAATTATTTTcagtatataaaaaaatttaataacgACAGTAGAAATTTTAACTATGATGacttttttaataagtTCAAACACATCTTTTAA